GTAAAGATTGAATCCATACTGTTCCTGGCCCTTTAAGGGTTGCAAAGAATAATCCTTCTCCTCCAAAGAAGGCTGTTTTAACTCCTCCTACAAACTCTATATCGTAGTCTATATGTCTTGTCATTGCTACAAGGCATCCGGTATCTATGCGCAATGTTTCTCCAAGACTTAATTGCTTCTCTACAATGGTTCCTCCGGCATGAATGAAAGTCAATCCGTCTCCTTCTAATTTTTGCATAATAAAACCTTCTCCTCCAAAGAACCCTGCCCCTAACTTTCTTTTAAAATCAATACCTACAGCAACACCTTTTGCCGCACAGAGAAATGCATCTTTTTGACAAATGATTTTACCTTCATAAGCGGATAAATCCATAGGGATGATTTTCCCGGGATAAGGAGAAGCAAATGCAACCTTTTGTTTTCCCTGCCCTCCGTTCGTAAACATCGTCATGAATAAACTTTCTCCAGTAACGAGCCTTTTTCCTGCTCCAAAAATCTTACCCATAAGTCCGCTCTGTTCCTGTCCCGAGCCATCTCCAAAAATGGTTTCCATTTGAATCCCTTGCTCCATGTACATCATAGCCCCTGCTTCAGCAATTACACTTTCCCCTGGATCCAGCTCAATCTCAACAAACTGCATATCATCCCCATAAAGCTTATACTCAATTTCATGTGCATTATTAAAATACTGCATGTTCAGCCTCCTTAGCAATTACTGTCTTAATCTATGATTATTCCTCGTAAAAATTTTAATTCCTTGTATTTTTTTCATAAAAATAAAATAATATTATAAAAGAGAAGCCTTGGGCTTCTCTTTACTGTAAGAACACTTCCTGATCTTTTATCGGTAAGGGTTTTTCCCTCTCTAATACCATGATCTCAACTTCTGGTGTTGTAGATGTAATGTAGTTTTCTATGTCTTTTGTAATCAGTCTATGAATCTTATTTCTCATTGTTTCTCCTAATACCAACTGATTAATCTGATTTTCTTTTATAAACTCTACAATACGTTCCGGTACATGTTCATCGCAAACAACATGAACTTCTCCACCGAGTTCCGAAGCATAATCGAATAACTCCTGAAGCAATTCGCCTGCATCACTTTGAGTTAAAATGTTGTTACCATGTTCCACATGAAGTATATGCAATTCGCCCCCCACCTGTGAAGCTAATTCTGCACCTTTTTTGATTAGTCTTTTACTGTTTTGCTGAATTGTTATGCAGACTAAAACTTTCTGTGGCACTAAAACCCCTCCCTCTGGAGAATAATAAGCTTACGCCCAAAATTATTATATCATAGTATGATATAAAATACCATGTATACATTTTCTTATTACTTTGGAGAAAGACCTTTCCAAAACTCGCTGTTTTCCAAGCCCAGACGCCATATGGCAATCCCCTGTAAACCTTTTGCCTTTGCCAGTTTTAACTTAAATTGAGTGCTTTGGGCATTTTCAAACCACACAATTCTGTCATTGCCTTTTTCATCTTTATATCGATAATAAGGAACTTTAAAGGTATCGTTCCAGAGGATTTTCCCTCCATATCTCTTTATATAATCGTTGATTTCTGATGCCGTAACAGCTTTCCCATTTTTCCCATCTATGGTCC
This is a stretch of genomic DNA from Defluviitalea raffinosedens. It encodes these proteins:
- a CDS encoding TIGR00266 family protein; this encodes MQYFNNAHEIEYKLYGDDMQFVEIELDPGESVIAEAGAMMYMEQGIQMETIFGDGSGQEQSGLMGKIFGAGKRLVTGESLFMTMFTNGGQGKQKVAFASPYPGKIIPMDLSAYEGKIICQKDAFLCAAKGVAVGIDFKRKLGAGFFGGEGFIMQKLEGDGLTFIHAGGTIVEKQLSLGETLRIDTGCLVAMTRHIDYDIEFVGGVKTAFFGGEGLFFATLKGPGTVWIQSLPFSRLADRVYSAAPRITGGRKGEGSVLDLVGGLGNLLDGD
- a CDS encoding universal stress protein encodes the protein MPQKVLVCITIQQNSKRLIKKGAELASQVGGELHILHVEHGNNILTQSDAGELLQELFDYASELGGEVHVVCDEHVPERIVEFIKENQINQLVLGETMRNKIHRLITKDIENYITSTTPEVEIMVLEREKPLPIKDQEVFLQ